GGCGGCGGCGCGGATCTCCTCGGCCGAGGGCTCATAAGGCTTCTTGCACCGGTCGCACAGCCGGCGGGCCAGACGCTGGGCCACGATGCAGTCGAGCGCCGATCCCACGAGGAAGGCCTCGACGCCCATCTCGACCAGGCGGCTCGGCGTCGACGCCGCGTCGTTGGTGTGCAGGGTCGAGAGGACCATGTGCCCGGTGAGGGCGGCCTCGACGGCGATGGTGGCGGTCTCCCGGTCCCGGATCTCGCCCACCAGCAGCACGTCGGGGTCCGAGCGGAGGATCGCGCGGAGGGCCGTGGCGAACGTCAGGCCCGCCTTCGGGTTCACCTGGACCTGGTTCACGCCCGGCAGGCGGAACTCGACCGGGTCCTCGACGGTGATGATGTTGCGGTGGTCCTCGTTGAGGATGTTGAGGGTGGCGTAGAGGGTGGTCGACTTGCCTGACCCGGTCGGGCCGGTGACCAGGATGGTCCCGTAGGGCTTGCGGTACGCCTCGGCGTACTGGCTCATCGAGTCGGGCAGGAACCCGAGATCCGAGAGCTGGAGCAGGGCGGTGGACCGGTCGAGGATCCGGATGACCACCTTCTCCCCGAACACCGTCGGCAGGGTGGCGACGCGGAGGTCCACGTCGCGGTTGCCCACCTTGCGCGTGGCCCGGCCGTCCTGGGGCAGGCGACGCTCGGCGATGTTGATGTCGGCCATGATCTTGAACCGGGACACCACGCCGTTCTGGATGCTCTTGCGCAACCGCATCCGCTCGTGCAGAACGCCGTCGATGCGGTAGCGGACGCGGACGTCGTCCTGGCCGGGCTCGATGTGGATGTCCGAAGCCCGGTCGGTCACCGCCTCGGTGATGAGGAGGTTGACCAGCTTGACGATCGGGGCGTCCTCGACGACGTACTCGAGGCCCGACGCGTCGTCGGTCTCTTCTTCCAGCGAGGTGGCCGCCTCGGCCGAGATGCGGTCGGCGTCACCCTCGAGGTTCTCGAAGCGCTCGATGGCGGCCGCCACCGACGCCGCCGACGCCACCACGATCTTGAGATTCCGGCCCGTGTGCGTACGGATGTCGTCCACGGCCAGGACGTTGCGGGGGTCCGCCATGGCCACGACCAGCTTGTCGCCCTCCCAGCGCAGCGGGATGGCCTGGTAACGGCGGGCCAGCGCGGCGGTGAGCATCGAGAAGACCGATGCGTCGGGCTGGTGCTCGCTCAGGTCCACGTACTCGTAGCCGGACTGCTCGGCCAGGGCGCAGACCAGGTGCTCCTCGGTCAGAAGGCCCCGGTCGATGAGCACCCGCCCGAGGGGACGGCGGTTCTCGGCCTGCTCGGCCAGAGCCGACGCCAGCTGGTCCTCCGTGATGAGCCCGCGCTGCACGAGGAGATGGCCGAGCTGCCCCGGTCGGCTTGTGACCTTGGGCACCGATGTGACCGACATATACGCCTCCGACCCCGCCCGCGGTCCCTCTGGACCACTCGCCCAGGCGAGCCCTTGGTGCAATATCGGCAACTCCGCCGAATTACTGGAGGGGGGCCACGGCTGCCGCCGCCGCCGCCGACATCGCCTCCAGCGGCGGGTCCTCCCCCGTCCACAGGCGGAAGGCGTGGGCGGCCTGGTGGACGAGCATGCCGAGACCACCCACCGTGGTCGCCCCCCGGGCCCGGGCCTCCCGCAGGAGAGCGGTGACCGCAGGGTGGTACACGATGTCGACCACGACCTGGCCGGCCTGTAGAAGATCGGCCTCGATGGGCAGGTCCCCGGCGGTCTTCCCCATCCCCACCGAGGTGGCGTTGACGACGAGGTCGGCCCCGCTCACCTCCTCTACGGGGCCCACCCGGGCCACGCCGGGCGCGAGGCCGGCGGCGGCGGTCGCCCGGTCGGGGCTGCGGTTGACCACGACCACGGCCGAGGCTCCCGCATCCGCCAGGGCCAGCACCACCGCCCGCCCCGCCCCGCCTGCCCCCACCACCACGCAGCGCCGGCCGGCCGGGTCGAAGCCGCGGTCCAGCCGCAGGGAGTCGAGGAACCCGGGCCCGTCGGTGTTGTGCCCGACCAGGGCCGTGCCCTCCCAGGCCACGGTGTTCACCGCTCCCAGGCGCTCCGCTCGCGGGCTCAGCCGGTCGACGAGGGCCGCCACGTCGGTCTTGTGGGGCATGGTCACCGAGAGCCCGTCGATGGACAGGGCTCGCATGCCCAGCAGGGCCGGGGCCGCCTGCCCGGACGCGACCGGGAAGGCCAGAAAGGCCCAATCCAGGCCGAGGGCCCGGAAGGCGGCGTTGTGGAGGACCGGGGACAGCGAGTGGCGCACCGGGTCCCCGATGACCCCCGCCACCCGGGTGGCGCCCCCGGGCCACGGGGGCCAGGGCTCGGCCAGCTCCTCGCTCACCCGGCCAACCCTCGCGACCGGGCCAGGGCGATGTTCTGCTCCTGGCCGGCCAGGGTGGTCGAGAACGCCTCTTTCCCGTCCGGTTCCACGACCACGTAATAGAGGTAGGGCCCCTTCGGGGCGTTGAGCGCCGCCTCGAGGGCGGCCCGGCCCGGGCTGGCGATCGGAGTCGGGGGCAGGCCCGTCACCCGGTAGGTGTTGTACGGCGAGGCCACGCCCAGGTCGGCGGCCGACAGGGTGCTGTGGCCCGGGCCGAGGGCGTAGAGCACGGTGGCGTCGACCTGCAGGCGCATGCCGCGGGTCAGGCGGTTGTAGACCACCTGCGCCACCAGGCCCCGGTCGGCGGGGACCTTGGCCTCCCGCTCCACCATCGACGCCACGACCACCGCCTGGTACGGGGTGACCCCGGCGCTCTGCGCCGCCCCGGCCACGCCGAGCTGGCCGGCCACCTCGTCGAAGCGGGCCACCATCTGGCCGAGGATCTGGGTGTCGGTCTCCCCGGGCTGCACCTGGTACGTGTCCGGGAACAGCAGGCCCTC
This DNA window, taken from Acidimicrobiales bacterium, encodes the following:
- a CDS encoding ATPase, T2SS/T4P/T4SS family, coding for MSVTSVPKVTSRPGQLGHLLVQRGLITEDQLASALAEQAENRRPLGRVLIDRGLLTEEHLVCALAEQSGYEYVDLSEHQPDASVFSMLTAALARRYQAIPLRWEGDKLVVAMADPRNVLAVDDIRTHTGRNLKIVVASAASVAAAIERFENLEGDADRISAEAATSLEEETDDASGLEYVVEDAPIVKLVNLLITEAVTDRASDIHIEPGQDDVRVRYRIDGVLHERMRLRKSIQNGVVSRFKIMADINIAERRLPQDGRATRKVGNRDVDLRVATLPTVFGEKVVIRILDRSTALLQLSDLGFLPDSMSQYAEAYRKPYGTILVTGPTGSGKSTTLYATLNILNEDHRNIITVEDPVEFRLPGVNQVQVNPKAGLTFATALRAILRSDPDVLLVGEIRDRETATIAVEAALTGHMVLSTLHTNDAASTPSRLVEMGVEAFLVGSALDCIVAQRLARRLCDRCKKPYEPSAEEIRAAAGEYADLVEMAAGEKWFRAVGCGACGRTGYRGRFAIHEVLTITEQVERLIVERAHSDDIRRLATAQGMISLRRAGLAQVRAGVTSAEEILRVVA
- a CDS encoding shikimate dehydrogenase; protein product: MSEELAEPWPPWPGGATRVAGVIGDPVRHSLSPVLHNAAFRALGLDWAFLAFPVASGQAAPALLGMRALSIDGLSVTMPHKTDVAALVDRLSPRAERLGAVNTVAWEGTALVGHNTDGPGFLDSLRLDRGFDPAGRRCVVVGAGGAGRAVVLALADAGASAVVVVNRSPDRATAAAGLAPGVARVGPVEEVSGADLVVNATSVGMGKTAGDLPIEADLLQAGQVVVDIVYHPAVTALLREARARGATTVGGLGMLVHQAAHAFRLWTGEDPPLEAMSAAAAAAVAPLQ